From Aedes albopictus strain Foshan chromosome 1, AalbF5, whole genome shotgun sequence, one genomic window encodes:
- the LOC109416121 gene encoding protein lin-9 homolog yields MSSSDEKDDGGGGAEDRSSEESEIKIKEEPDDVMMDVDGSPPPAFGPAALGLHPVGTKFPEKTTPTQPVQALNARGMPARIRKKNKLFFDDDLLINDRIPPKGSPRKGGTPGGSATSSPQKGLVTPGKTLTRSGQKKKILSRYVKMKDSLKKRKEDPDEGTSSTPLRVINPIALLDKKASQRIGLRLRNLLKLPKAHKFVSYEWFYSNIDRALFEGENDFQMCLREMYPDLKTRHLTRAEWNRIRRTMGKPRRCSAAFLAEERRELERKRRKIRLLQTKRSGDVSFVRDLPKEIPQQLSVGTKVTARLRAPQDGLFTGTVEAIDVMSSSYRVCFDRPGLGSHTIPDFEVVANDTPDKIALNTITKDFRPKYQNASFYVASPAVKNPITGIKGDPLLGGDSYPKIPGMPDNKMLFPKDNIGGFPVKLLELIVRTRKTLSAKQMKLLRLQNMNSEAEIYKSYGDPFPEEFQKRYASLVVAMEKLNRDIHQQLNQLQVSCKNLAQDPAVVAMVSPSHLREQCRDQTEKTFDKNNNGQLTNDAMIKLIKDLTTVMYVASNLGKNGDQTEHCLQVLKGCMEETKGRLDFDNMVSFQRGVVQHMKHIQAGFEAAHRQKVAEEQQRQQLLDQRQSEVDAAAAAAAAAATAAEVDSVEN; encoded by the exons ATGTCCTCTTCGGATGAAAaagacgacggcggcggcggtgccGAGGATCGATCATCCGAAGAATCGGAAATCAAAATCAAGGAAGAACCTGATGACGTCATGATGGACGTTGACGGATCCCCGCCGCCGGCGTTTGGTCCTGCTGCGCTGGGTTTGCACCCGGTCGGGACAAAGTTCCCGGAGAAAACCACTCCGACGCAGCCGGTTCAGGCGTTGAACGCGCGCGGGATGCCCGCCAGGATACGGAAAAAGAACAAGCTGTTCTTCGATGACGATCTGTTGATAAACGATCGGATTCCGCCGAAGGGAAGCCCCCGAAAGGGCGGAACGCCAGGTGGATCGGCAACTTCTTCGCCACAGAAGGGATTGGTGACACCGGGGAAAACGCTGACCCGTTCAGGACAGAAGAAGAAGATCTTGTCGCGGTATGTCAAGATGAAGGACAGTTTGAAAAAGCGCAAGGAGGATCCGGATGAAGGGACGAGCAGTACGCCCCTGCGGGTAATCAATCCGATTGCCCTGCTGGACAAAAAAGCGAGCCAGCGGATTGGACTGCGGTTGAGGAATCTGCTGAAGCTGCCGAAGGCGCACAAGTTCGTGAGCTACGAATGGTTCTACAGCAACATCGATCGCGCACTGTTCGAGGGCGAGAACGACTTCCAGATGTGCTTGCGGGAGATGTACCCGGATCTGAAGACGCGACATTTGACGAG AGCCGAGTGGAACCGGATTCGCCGAACTATGGGAAAGCCGAGACGTTGCTCGGCTGCTTTCCTGGCGGAAGAACGTCGCGAGCTGGAGCGAAAGCGTCGCAAGATACGTCTGCTGCAAACCAAGCGCTCGGGAGATGTCTCATTCGTTCGGGATCTGCCCAAGGAGATTCCGCAGCAGCTTTCCGTGGGTACCAAAGTCACCGCAAGACTGCGGGCCCCTCAGGATGGTTTGTTCACCGGAACCGTCGAGGCAATCGATGTGATGTCCAGCTCTTATCGGGTGTGCTTTGATCGGCCGGGATTGGGCTCGCATACGATTCCGGACTTTGAGGTCGTGGCGAACGACACTCCGGACAAGATTGCTCTGAACACGATCACCAAGGACTTCCGACCAAAGTATCAGAATGCTTCGTTCTATGTAGCTTCTCCGGCGGTCAAAAATCCCATCACAGGAATTAAAGGCGATCCGCTGCTCGGAGGAGATAGCTATCCGAAGATTCCTGGTATGCCCGACAACAAGATGCTTTTCCCGAAGGACAACATCGGCGGATTccctgtgaaacttctggagttgATTGTTCGGACTAGAAAAACCCTATCTGCCAAACAGATGAAGCTGCTTCGCTTGCAGAACATGAACTCGGAAGCAGAGATCTACAAGTCCTACGGAGATccgtttccggaggaatttcagaagcgctACGCTTCGCTCGTGGTGGCCATGGAGAAACTCAACCGGGACATCCATCAGCAGCTGAACCAACTGCAGGTCAGTTGTAAGAATCTCGCGCAGGATCCGGCGGTCGTGGCCATGGTTTCGCCGAGTCACCTCCGGGAGCAGTGCCGCGATCAGACCGAGAAAACTTTCGACAAGAACAACAACGGCCAGCTAACGAACGATGCAATGATCAAGCTGATCAAAGATCTCACCACGGTCATGTACGTGGCTTCCAACCTGGGCAAGAACGGGGACCAAACGGAACACTGCCTGCAGGTGCTGAAAGGCTGCATGGAGGAGACCAAGGGCCGGTTGGATTTCGACAACATGGTCTCGTTCCAGCGGGGAGTGGTCCAGCATATGAAACATATCCAGGCCGGCTTCGAGGCAGCTCACAGGCAGAAAGTGGCCGAGGAACAGCAGCGGCAACAGTTGCTGGACCAGCGGCAATCCGAGGTGGACGCGGCAGCAGCtgctgcggcggcggcggcgacggcagCCGAGGTGGATTCTGTCGAGAACTGA